A genomic window from Leishmania panamensis strain MHOM/PA/94/PSC-1 chromosome 5 sequence includes:
- a CDS encoding hypothetical protein (TriTrypDB/GeneDB-style sysID: LpmP.05.1080): protein MSDDGSEAGVELPQMWQLIHPTYNHADSGEDDTDDEEVDMASNDTAHGGRPADYVKLKKSAPRLGQLIRFLNDMEEEDLQGMLLEKDPVTQQTLLQWATLNNHFMLVEYIVKRMKRAAFFDAESIEVVVYDRWAEMSLELPTAAEVAERQKQRENEKAKRLAERAMANGGGDIDEDEESEEEEAVEPMPEELVYDTLEDYHSEWGDGGVGVVKRIGELGVYVGPRLPDGTKQGLGQTLFPSGDCYTGEYKENQRDGRGVYWWPKGGALYCGEWFRNMRHGYGRMVYPDGSRYIGWWVHGKRSGKGRYVYADGSSYDGAWVKDEKHGGGTYHLLDGSSFIGAFHHNEFVSGEWRLASGTVRYIGNFEKGAPVGAGVYVHRCGLKAGTFQQEGAYSTEDKAWVPSMLKVTTRMVPHMELVVPPQPSGLTRVPMEFGPGCTGCTMADLIRVANYAPLLRWVASLASAAKDVVIGGVELKGVELRGVEVQSMRYDDANPDVITEVTILPILVDRVGKRVHLPSESVTLKPSVTRLMILLEAPGAQPVVVLEKSLQSSSPDERHQQSRLPAVRISEDSSVSGDVVDAVGPTLRLQLTSTKFMALLLPSMRCNPMHGNAEESVWMYAQEVHRETMTQLQYKLQQLSAESREPMTTTYMAVPLSDVTAISTDAMTAMAAANVQQRRAAQLLPSATVAPQRAPTPPPPTLEPRPELQPLYDAKTRRNEAEVEE, encoded by the coding sequence ATGTCTGACGATggcagcgaggcgggggTGGAGCTACCGCAGATGTGGCAGCTGATTCACCCCACCTACAACCATGCGGACAGCGGAGAGGATGATACAGACGATGAGGAGGTGGACATGGCCAGCAACGACACAGCCCACGGAGGCCGCCCTGCCGACTACGTGAAGCTGAAAAAGTCCGCCCCACGACTTGGCCAGCTGATCCGCTTCCTCAACgacatggaggaggaggatctGCAGGggatgctgctggagaaggatccagtgacgcagcagacgctgctgcagtgggcGACACTGAACAACCACTTCATGCTTGTCGAGTACATCGTGAAGCGCATGAAgcgcgccgccttcttcgaTGCCGAGTCGATCGAGGTCGTGGTGTACGACCGGTGGGCGGAGATGTCTCTGGAGCTGCCCAcggctgctgaggtggcggagcggcagaagcagcgcgagAACGAGAAAGCGAAGCGGCTGGCAGAGCGTGCGATggccaacggcggcggcgacatcgacgaggacgaggagagcgaagaggaggaggcggtggagccgATGCCAGAGGAGCTTGTGTACGACACGCTGGAAGACTACCACAGCGAGTGGGGGGatgggggtgtgggggtggtAAAGCGGATTGGCGAGCTCGGCGTGTACGTGGGGCCGCGCCTGCCGGACGGAACAAAGCAGGGCCTTGGTCAGACGCTCTTCCCCTCCGGTGACTGCTACACGGGCGAGTACAAAGAGAACCAGCGCGACGGCCGCGGCGTCTACTGGTGGCCCAAGGGTGGCGCGCTTTACTGCGGCGAGTGGTTCCGCAACATGCGCCACGGCTACGGCCGAATGGTGTACCCGGACGGCTCCCGCTACATTGGGTGGTGGGTGCACGgcaagcgcagcggcaagggTCGCTATGTCTACgccgacggcagcagctACGATGGGGCTTGGGTGAAGGATGAAAAGCACGGGGGCGGCACGTACCACCTGCTGGACGGCTCCTCCTTTATTGGTGCCTTCCACCACAACGAGTTTGTATCGGGTGAATGGCGCCTCGCGTCCGGCACGGTGCGTTACATCGGCAACTTTGAAAAGGGTGCGCCGGTGGGCGCCGGCGTGTacgtgcaccgctgcggtcTCAAGGCGGGCACATTCCAGCAAGAGGGGGCCTACTCAACGGAGGATAAGGCGTGGGTGCCGAGCATGCTCAAAGTCACGACTCGCATGGTGCCACATATGGAGCTGGTGGTACCACCGCAGCCCAGCGGCTTGACGCGGGTGCCGATGGAGTTTGGCCCCGGCTGCACCGGCTGCACCATGGCGGACCTCATCAGGGTCGCCAACTacgccccgctgctgcggtgggtgGCCTCCCTGGCTTCCGCGGCCAAGGACGTGGTGATTGGCGGAGTGGAGCTAAAGGGGGTGGAGCTGAGGGGTGTGGAGGTGCAGTCGATGCGCTACGACGACGCCAACCCCGATGTCATCACGGAAGTGACCATTCTCCCCATCCTCGTGGACAGGGTCGGCAAGCGCGTGCATTTGCCGTCGGAGTCGGTTACACTAAAGCCGTCCGTCACGCGTCTGATGATTCTGCTGGAGGCGCCAGGCGCGCAACCGGTAGTGGTTTTAGAGAAGTCCCTacagagcagcagcccgGACGAACGTCACCAGCAAAGCCGCCTTCCCGCGGTGCGCATCAGCGAGGACTCGTCCGTGAGCGGTGACGTGGTTGACGCCGTCGGGCCCACTCTCCGCCTGCAGCTTACCTCTACGAAGTTCATGGCTCTTTTGCTTCCCTCAATGCGATGCAACCCCATGCACGGCAACGCTGAGGAGTCCGTGTGGATGTATGCCCAGGAGGTGCATCGCGAGACGATGACGCAGTTACAGTACAAACTGCAGCAACTCTCAGCGGAGTCGCGAGAgccgatgacgacgacgtacATGGCGGTACCACTGTCCGACGTGACTGCCATCTCGACCGACGCCatgacggcgatggcggccgccaatgtacagcagcgccgcgccgcacaaCTGCTGCCCAGCGCCACCGTTGCCCCGCAGCGCGCACCGACGCCGCCCCCGCCAACGTTGGAGCCGCGGCCGGAGCTACAGCCCCTGTACGACGCCAAGACACGCCGCAACgaagcagaggtggaggagtaA